One segment of Natronosalvus halobius DNA contains the following:
- a CDS encoding ABC transporter ATP-binding protein codes for MTDTDPLLSVDDLHAHIATAAGPVRAVDGVNFDVQAGETVCLVGESGSGKTLTCDSITGLVSSSQVDVSGSVTFEGEELLSADESLLRSIRGNRIAYLFQNAQNALDPVYTVGDQLVEAITFHRDVSDEYARGRAINLLQTVGLSRPADRLDAYPHEFSDGMRQRVLIAIALAAEPDLLIADEPTSALDVTIQSRIIDLIDDIRRERELTLLLVTHDLRVVASLADRVVVMYAGNAVESGPVEAVLERPGHPYTQSLFRSFIGQGGTDGPDRRTDTVDRDDSIPSDGCRFRRECPHAVEACRVDEPPFEPVDGVDAHRAACIYHGDRKDARTVLDTAPELGVGGVDRR; via the coding sequence ATGACTGACACGGACCCACTGCTCTCCGTCGACGACCTGCACGCCCACATCGCGACCGCCGCCGGTCCCGTTCGGGCCGTCGACGGCGTGAACTTCGACGTCCAGGCGGGAGAAACCGTCTGCCTCGTCGGCGAGAGCGGGAGCGGGAAGACGCTGACCTGCGATTCGATCACCGGCCTGGTCTCGAGTTCGCAGGTCGACGTCTCCGGCTCGGTGACGTTCGAGGGCGAGGAGTTGCTCTCGGCCGACGAAAGCCTACTTCGATCGATCCGCGGCAACCGGATCGCGTACCTCTTCCAGAACGCCCAGAACGCGCTGGATCCGGTGTACACCGTTGGCGATCAGCTCGTCGAAGCGATCACGTTCCACCGGGACGTCAGCGACGAGTATGCACGGGGGCGAGCGATCAACCTCCTACAGACCGTCGGCCTCTCGCGACCGGCGGATCGGCTCGACGCCTACCCGCACGAGTTTTCCGACGGGATGCGCCAGCGCGTCCTGATCGCCATCGCCCTGGCCGCCGAGCCTGACCTGCTCATTGCCGACGAACCGACCTCCGCGCTGGACGTCACGATCCAGTCTCGGATCATCGACCTGATCGACGACATCCGACGAGAGCGGGAACTGACGCTGTTGCTCGTCACCCACGATCTCAGGGTCGTGGCCTCGCTGGCCGACCGCGTCGTCGTCATGTACGCCGGGAACGCCGTCGAGAGCGGCCCGGTCGAAGCCGTCCTGGAGCGACCAGGACACCCCTACACCCAGTCGTTATTCCGGAGTTTCATCGGCCAGGGTGGAACGGACGGGCCGGATCGCCGTACTGATACCGTCGACCGGGACGACTCAATCCCGTCGGACGGCTGTCGCTTCCGTCGGGAGTGCCCACACGCCGTCGAGGCGTGTCGAGTCGACGAACCGCCGTTCGAACCGGTCGACGGCGTGGACGCCCACCGCGCGGCGTGTATCTACCACGGCGACCGAAAAGACGCGAGGACGGTCCTCGACACCGCTCCAGAACTCGGCGTCGGCGGGGTTGACCGACGATGA
- a CDS encoding ABC transporter ATP-binding protein — translation MTEADPLLSVRNLEKHYPITEGLLRREIGTVRAVDGVSFDVQPGEAFGLVGESGCGKSTTALSVLRLEEPTGGDVRFDGDDVRAYDGDELRRFRRRAQLVIQDPDSALNPRQTVGESVEEPLSIHGLHGSQRRRHVVEDTLERVGLSAAAADQYPHEFSGGEKQRIAIARALVLNPDLLVADEPVSALDGRTKADVLELLGRLQREFDVAIVFISHDVELVRRFCDRAAVMYLGEIVEHGAVDDVFEDPLHPYTQLLVSSIPSLDPNAPRAGVEPLTDDLPDASDPPTGCRFHPRCPAIIPPAGVTIPRDQWQGLVQFRFRLENEWTTADDVRAAVAVAGAGRGPDGTDHAATGSIATTDDAVRSTFDLPAELADPDLEAALTAAVESIDDGDLEAARDYLAASTETVCERESPTLETRPDGRPVACHRYDPSVPGEPETDLETTTTR, via the coding sequence ATGACTGAGGCCGATCCGCTGCTCTCAGTCAGGAACCTCGAGAAGCACTATCCGATCACCGAGGGACTGCTTCGGCGCGAGATCGGGACCGTTCGGGCCGTCGACGGCGTGAGCTTCGACGTCCAGCCCGGCGAGGCGTTCGGGCTCGTCGGCGAATCCGGCTGCGGGAAATCCACGACCGCGCTGTCGGTACTCCGCCTCGAGGAACCGACCGGCGGCGACGTTCGGTTCGACGGTGACGACGTTCGCGCGTACGACGGCGACGAACTGCGCCGCTTTCGCCGGCGCGCACAGCTCGTGATCCAGGATCCGGACTCGGCACTCAATCCTCGTCAAACGGTCGGCGAGTCCGTGGAGGAGCCCCTCAGCATCCACGGCTTGCACGGTTCCCAGCGGCGCCGACACGTCGTCGAGGACACGCTCGAGCGGGTCGGGCTCTCCGCCGCCGCGGCCGACCAGTACCCACACGAGTTCTCCGGCGGGGAAAAACAGCGCATCGCCATCGCTCGGGCGCTGGTGTTGAACCCGGATCTGCTCGTCGCGGACGAACCGGTGAGCGCGCTCGACGGCCGAACCAAGGCCGACGTCCTCGAGTTGCTGGGGCGTCTCCAGCGCGAGTTCGACGTCGCAATCGTCTTCATCAGTCACGACGTCGAACTCGTGCGCCGGTTCTGTGACCGCGCAGCAGTGATGTATCTCGGCGAAATCGTCGAGCACGGCGCGGTCGACGACGTCTTCGAGGACCCTCTTCACCCGTACACGCAACTGCTCGTGTCGTCGATTCCCAGCCTCGATCCGAACGCACCGCGGGCGGGCGTCGAGCCCCTGACCGACGACCTCCCCGACGCGTCCGACCCGCCGACCGGGTGCCGATTCCACCCCCGGTGTCCGGCGATCATCCCGCCTGCCGGCGTGACCATCCCTCGTGATCAGTGGCAAGGGCTCGTGCAGTTCCGATTCCGCCTCGAGAACGAGTGGACGACCGCAGATGACGTCCGTGCCGCCGTCGCCGTCGCTGGCGCCGGACGTGGACCGGACGGCACCGATCACGCGGCTACCGGGTCTATCGCCACCACCGACGACGCCGTTCGATCGACGTTCGACCTACCCGCGGAACTCGCGGATCCTGACCTCGAGGCGGCGCTCACGGCGGCCGTCGAATCCATCGACGACGGCGATTTGGAAGCGGCTCGAGATTACCTCGCGGCGTCGACCGAGACCGTCTGTGAGCGCGAGTCGCCGACGCTCGAGACCCGTCCGGACGGCCGACCGGTTGCCTGCCATCGATACGATCCGTCGGTACCCGGCGAACCCGAGACGGACCTCGAGACGACGACCACTCGGTAA